From a single Solanum dulcamara chromosome 4, daSolDulc1.2, whole genome shotgun sequence genomic region:
- the LOC129885815 gene encoding WD-40 repeat-containing protein MSI1, with protein MGKDEDEMRGEIEERLINEEYKIWKKNTPFLYDLVITHALEWPSLTVEWLPDREEPSGKDYSVQKMILGTHTSENEPNYLMLAQVQLPLEDAENDARHYDDDRSEFGGFGCANGKVQIIQQINHDGEVNRARYMPQNPFIIATKTVSAEVYVFDYSKHPSKPPLDGACNPDLRLRGHSTEGYGLSWSQFKQGHLLSGSDDAQICLWDINATPKNKALEAMQIFKVHEGVVEDVAWHLRHEYLFGSVGDDQYLHVWDLRTPSVTKPIQSVVAHQSEVNCLAFNPFNEWVVATGSTDKTVKLFDLRKISTALHTLDCHKEEVFQVGWNPKNETILASCCLGRRLMVWDLSRIDEEQTPEDAEDGPPELLFIHGGHTSKISDFSWNPCEDWVVASVAEDNILQIWQMAENIYHDEDDLPGEDAPKGP; from the exons ATGGGGAAAGACGAGGATGAGATGAGGGGTGAAATTGAGGAGAGGCTGATAAACGAGGAGTACAAGATTTGGAAGAAGAATACACCTTTTCTTTACGATCTGGTTATTACTCACGCACTTGAATGGCCTTCGCTCACCGTCGAATGGTTACCGGACCGGGAGGAGCCGTCGGGAAAGGATTATTCTGTTCAGAAGATGATTTTGGGGACGCATACATCGGAAAATGAACCTAACTATCTCATGCTTGCTCAGGTTCAGCTTCCTCTCGAGGATGCTGAGAATGATGCCCGACATTATGATGATGATCGGTCTGAATTTGGCGGATTTGGTTGTGCCAATGGCAAG GTACAAATAATCCAGCAGATAAATCATGATGGAGAGGTTAATCGTGCTCGATATATGCCCCAAAACCCATTTATCATCGCAACGAAGACAGTTAGTGCTGAAGTATATGTTTTTGACTACAGTAAACATCCATCTAAGCCTCCTCTAGATGGTGCATGCAATCCAGATTTAAGGTTAAGAGGCCACAGCACAGAGGGCTACGGCTTGTCATGGAGTCAATTTAAGCAGGGTCATTTATTGAGTGGTTCAGATGATGCTCAGATATGTTTATGGGACATTAATGCCACTCCCAAAAATAAGGCTCTAGAAGCTATGCAGATATTTAAG GTTCATGAAGGTGTTGTTGAGGATGTAGCATGGCATCTGAGGCATGAATATTTATTTGGTTCCGTTGGGGATGATCAGTATCTGCACGTATGGGATCTGCGAACTCCATCAGTGACCAAACCTATACAGTCTGTAGTCGCTCATCAAAGTGAG GTTAACTGCTTAGCTTTCAACCCCTTTAATGAATGGGTTGTAGCAACAGGGTCTACAGATAAGACAGTGAAATTATTTGATCTACGCAAGATATCTACCGCACTGCATACTTTGGACTGTCACAA GGAGGAAGTTTTCCAGGTTGGGTGGAATCCGAAGAATGAAACCATCTTAGCTTCTTGTTGTCTTGGTAGGAGACTCATGGTTTGGGATCTCAGCAG GATCGATGAAGAACAAACTCCAGAAGATGCAGAAGATGGACCACCAGAATTGCTCTTTATTCATGGTGGCCATACAAGTAAAATTTCAGACTTCTCATGGAACCCATGTGAAGATTGGGTTGTCGCTAGTGTTGCTGAGGATAATATACTACAAATCTGGCAGATGGCTGAAAACATCTACCATGATGAAGATGACCTGCCTGGAGAAGATGCCCCCAAAGGTCCCTAG